CTCGTGGTTGCAGAAGCGCATTGAGgacctggaggaggagagggactTTCTGCGGTGTCAGCTGGACAAATTCATTTCCTCAGCCCGGATGGAtgcaggtgggggcgggggcacaCCGTTCCCCCCAGGACCCGGGGATTCAAAGCCCACTGTTGGGCCGACACCATGGGGACTTGCCATCCTTCCACTAAGAACCTGATATTTTAGGGTCTCCCCACCCAGCCATTCCCTTCGTGGTGTCAGAGACTCATGTCCTACCCTGTCATAGACTGTCCCTAACCCACTAGCCTCAAGCACTTGGTGTAACCGAGTCTGGATTTCCAGCCCAGGTTCCTCATCTTAGGGGAAATGTCCCTTGTCCCCTTGCCAGTAGGCCACCGGATTCCTCGGAGGGGCCCTGCCCACACCCCAGGACTTCTGAATCCTATATTCCAACCATCAGAGGTGCCCTGGAATAACAAATCAGTGGTCTGTTTCCCACCACCCTGTTCCGTATGGCTTGGCTAACGGTTTTTATTCctcagagagagtgtgtgtatgtggggtgtctCAGCTGTCCCCTAAACTCTGCCACAGGGTCATGGCAGTGTCTGCTCTTCCTGCCACACTCCTCATTCGATACTGCCCTTCCTTAGACTTCAGCTCAGGTCTTGGAGAACTTAACCAGGCCAGAACCGAACCTCTGTATCCAGCTGAGCTGCTGGCAGGCTTTCCAGCTGGTGATGATGTCAAAGCCCCAGCAAAGGGACGAAGGGGTCTCAGTTCCTGGGGACCCAGCTTTGGGATGGCATCATGTATGTCCCCTCTCCCTACACTGAGAGCTCTATCCTGGGTGACTCCCCAGGTACTGACTTCAGTCCTCCTCAGGAGTCCCTCCTTTGGAAGAAGCTGAGTCTGAGCCTCAGCTGGCTCCCTGTTCAGGGAAAGGTAGTTAGCCTTCTCCAGCACCCAAACTGAACTCTGATATCCAGCCCTCTCACCCAGAGCCTTGCCTGCCTCTGGAGGCCCCCGGATAGTTTCCCCTGCAGAAACCCCACATCATCACAGAGCCCAGTGAGCTCCTTGAATCCCAGCTAGCTCTAAGTCATTCATCCCTGGGCCTTCACCCTGTCCCCATCCCAAAGACCTAGCCTCCAGGtccattttcccctcccttcGGGGCAGCGATAGGACATTGTGTCACAGTTCATTTTTTGTCTCTCCTCAGAGGACCACTGCCGGATGAAGCCTGGGCCACGGAGGGTTGATGGGGACAGccgggctggggctgggggagaagCTTCAGACCCGGAGTCCGCAGCCTCCTCCTTCAGCGGGGCGTCCGAAGAGGGCAGTGCCggggaaaggaagaggcagaagccCAAGGGAAGTACTGGCCGGCGGCGATTTGGGAAGCCCAAGGCTCGAGAGAGGCAGCGGGGTGAGTGGGGACATGTGATGGCCTGTTGGGGGGTGTCCACCTGCTATTGAGGTGTGAGGTCTGCCGCGATGCCCCAACTTACCCATATACAAAACCACCAGTCTCGGCCCCATCTCCTGAGTTAATTTCAAATTTCCGTTTACACCAGTCCTGTTTCCTCCTCAGAAAGGAGGCCCCTGGGCCCATCTCACAGGTGTTAGCCTTCCCCAGCATGCGcagcctctcctttcctctggTGTCCTGGCCTGCCTTCTTCAATCTCCCCCTGGTCCACCTCCACTTCTTACTCTGGTCTCTCCTGTTCCCGTTTtactctcccttcccttcctcgaTTTTCTCCCCGCTTGCTTCCTTTctaacgcgcgcgcgcgcgcgggcgtgtgtgtgtgtgtgtgtgtgtgtgtgtgtgtgtgtgtgtgtgtgtgtgtgtgtgtgtgtgtacctttcaccccacctctcctcctcacGCCTGCCCTGCTGTTTCTCCCTGGGTCCCCACATGGCCGTCTTTCCCCGTTCTCCTTTCTGTCCGTCTGGCCCTGCAGTGAAGGACGCCGATGGGGTCCTCTGCCGCTACAAGAAGATCCTGGGCACCTTCCAGAAGCTCAAGAGCATGTCTCGAGCCTTTGAGCACCACCGCGTGGACCGGAACACGGTGGCGCTGACCACGCCCATCGCGGAGCTGCTCATTGTGGCTCCCGAGAAGCTGGCAGAGGTCGGAGAGTTCGACCCTTCCAAGGAGCGCCTGCTGGAGTACTCGCGCCGCTGCTTCCTGGCGCTGGACGACGAGACTCTCAAGAAGGTGCAGGCTCTCAAAAAGAGCAAGCTCCTCTTGCCCATCACCTACCGCTTCAAGCGGTGATGCCGGCGGCGGCCCACAGGCCTCCCCGCCCCGCAGATCGCTGCCAAGGCCGGGGTCCCCCCCGCACCCCCGGGGCCCCCTGCCGCCCTCCCCGAGCACTGGGCCCTGCCCCTCGGCCGCCCACGCTGGGCATGCCACCATCTCCATCCCACCCAGCAAGGGCGGCCAGCTCGGCCAGGAGCGGCCCATCTGCATCTTACACGAAGACAGAGCATTATTCAGAGAATTTAAATTAAAGAGACACGAACATTTTCAATAAACTGGGGCCCAGGTCTTCCTAGAAAGGGGCCGGGCCGGGAGGGGGGGTCCGTCGCCACGGAGACCGCGCTCGGGCTGGAGCCTCCGGAGAGGCTGGGGAGGACAGGGTGTCATTATCCCCAGGAGGCAGGGGCGGGGAAGGGGAGCAGCCGCCTCTTCCCCGGGGAACCAGGCGCGGCCGTGGCTGGGGCACCGGTCCAGTGACCTGCAGCTGAGCCTGCCTGCCGGGGGGAGGCGCCGTGTGGACCCCGTCCTGCTCGCCTGCCCGTCCTGCCCGCCCGCCAGGGGCCGGGAGGCGGCAGGCCCGGAGCGGGCACGTCCTGCGCTTGCGCGCTGGGCAGGAGCGGGGGTGGGAACGTGAACGCGATCGCCAAGGCAACCGGGAGAGCGCAGTCTGGCTTAACGGTCCCGGGGTTGGCACCCACGGGAGGGGTGGGCGTGGGGGAGTCCCCGCGCACGCGCAAGGTGGACTGAGACCGACTGGCCGCTACGCAGGCGCAGAAACGCCTCCCGCCGCCTCCTTAATCATCTTGCGCAGGCGCCCCGAGCCGcgctaaaaaaaaaaccaaaaaacctccgCAGAGGCCTCCAGCCCCCGTGGCCCCCACTGGCTGCGATTGTCCCGCACACCTTCCCTGGCCTTCCGCGAGGTCGGCCTTTCTTCCCGATCGCCTCGCCGAGAGAGCCAGGCGCCCGGAGTGAGACCCCGCCCCCTCTCCCGTAGCTCCCCGACCCACCTCTCCTCTGCACTCCCTCCCTTTCTGGGTCTTGGAGCCGAAAGGAGCCGAAGCGACGGCGGAAAAAGCCGAAGTTTCCCCCGGTGCCTGAGGCCTTCCCGAAGCCGTGGCGGAAGGGAACGGAAGTCTCCGGAAGGGGCGGAGTGACCCAGTGGAACCTCCGGAAAGAGCCGAAGATTAGAATCGGGCTTAGTCTCTTGAGGGGCCGTGAGCGAGCGCTGGAAACCTTCGGAAAGAGCCGAAGGTCTGGACGGTTGGGATTGTTGGAAGAGACCGACTGCTTGGACGGGGCCAGCGAGGGGTGGGGCGGATCTTCAGAGCAAGCCAGAGCCTGGGGCGGCTTGAGCTGTAGGAAAAACCCGAACCTTTAGAAGGGGCTGGCGGAGGGAACGCGAGGACCCACGGAATCCTCCGAACGTTGAGACACTAGTCTCCGAAAAGTTGCCGAAACTTGG
The nucleotide sequence above comes from Peromyscus maniculatus bairdii isolate BWxNUB_F1_BW_parent chromosome 1, HU_Pman_BW_mat_3.1, whole genome shotgun sequence. Encoded proteins:
- the Ccdc106 gene encoding coiled-coil domain-containing protein 106 isoform X2 → MNDRSNRRRTKPPEATSPTLALMNSVKAQLHMALERNSWLQKRIEDLEEERDFLRCQLDKFISSARMDAEDHCRMKPGPRRVDGDSRAGAGGEASDPESAASSFSGASEEGSAGERKRQKPKGSTGRRRFGKPKARERQRVKDADGVLCRYKKILGTFQKLKSMSRAFEHHRVDRNTVALTTPIAELLIVAPEKLAEVGEFDPSKERLLEYSRRCFLALDDETLKKVQALKKSKLLLPITYRFKR
- the Ccdc106 gene encoding coiled-coil domain-containing protein 106 isoform X1 — protein: MNDRSNRRRTMKDEETFEISIPFEEAPHLDSQIFYSLSPSQRNCEEPPEATSPTLALMNSVKAQLHMALERNSWLQKRIEDLEEERDFLRCQLDKFISSARMDAEDHCRMKPGPRRVDGDSRAGAGGEASDPESAASSFSGASEEGSAGERKRQKPKGSTGRRRFGKPKARERQRVKDADGVLCRYKKILGTFQKLKSMSRAFEHHRVDRNTVALTTPIAELLIVAPEKLAEVGEFDPSKERLLEYSRRCFLALDDETLKKVQALKKSKLLLPITYRFKR